Proteins from a single region of Kluyveromyces lactis strain NRRL Y-1140 chromosome C complete sequence:
- the RBK1 gene encoding putative ribokinase (similar to uniprot|P25332 Saccharomyces cerevisiae YCR036W RBK1 Putative ribokinase), whose protein sequence is MGIVVVGSLNFDLVTYTERVPVAGETFVADSFETHAGGKGLNQCISLAKLTKPSDDQTSNIRMVGHVGSDSFGNQLLSKLQYHNINTEYVEEVDDESTGVAVIIVEKAKGQNRIMITAGANSKTMYSDKQLEVMFQNNAKEFIVFQHEIPDPPSIMNWIKANRPNFEVVFNPSPFHALKVEDWKSVDILIVNEIEAIQIGESLYGEAVVENYKSRIAESFKLGYLELAQYYQSNLINTSNSSVVIITLGEFGAVFTSKQNVKGGHVPSIAVEKVVDTTAAGDTFLGAVVSQLYQKRDLEKAIQFATVASSITITRKGAAETIPLYDEVINKIE, encoded by the coding sequence ATGGGCATAGTTGTCGTGGGATCGTTAAATTTTGATTTGGTCACGTATACGGAGCGTGTTCCGGTAGCAGGAGAGACCTTCGTTGCGGATTCGTTTGAAACACATGCTGGTGGTAAGGGGTTGAATCAATGCATTTCGCTCGCGAAATTAACCAAACCATCTGATGACCAGACAAGCAACATTAGGATGGTTGGCCACGTAGGTTCTGATTCATTTGGAAATCAACTACTATCAAAATTGCAGTATCATAACATCAATACAGAATATGTTGAAGAGGTTGATGACGAGTCAACTGGTGTTGCAGTAATTATAGTGGAAAAAGCTAAGGGACAAAATAGAATCATGATTACAGCAGGAGCGAACAGTAAGACTATGTATTCTGATAAGCAGCTTGAAGTGATGTTTCAAAATAACGCCAAAGAATTCATTGTGTTTCAACATGAAATTCCTGATCCTCCTTCCATCATGAATTGGATAAAGGCAAATAGACCAAACTTTGAGGTAGTATTCAACCCTTCTCCATTTCATGCATTAAAAGTAGAAGACTGGAaatctgttgatattttaattgttaatgaaattgaagcCATTCAAATTGGCGAATCACTGTATGGTGAAGCCGTGGTTGAGAACTACAAATCGAGAATTGCGGAGAGCTTCAAGCTGGGATACCTAGAATTAGCGCAGTATTATCAGAGTAATTTGATAAACACATCAAATTCCTCGGTTGTTATTATAACTTTGGGAGAATTCGGTGCAGTTTTTACCTCTAAGCAAAACGTTAAAGGAGGTCACGTTCCTTCAATAGCGGTTGAGAAAGTTGTTGATACTACTGCGGCTGGTGATACCTTCCTTGGAGCGGTAGTATCTCaattatatcaaaaacGCGATCTAGAGAAAGCTATACAGTTTGCAACTGTAGCTAGTTCCATAACCATTACGAGAAAAGGTGCAGCGGAAACAATTCCGCTATACGATGAGGTTATTAATAAAATAGAGTGA
- the UBP12 gene encoding putative ubiquitin-specific protease UBP12 (similar to uniprot|P39538 Saccharomyces cerevisiae YJL197W UBP12 Ubiquitin-specific protease present in the nucleus and cytoplasm that cleaves ubiquitin from ubiquitinated proteins) produces the protein MTSEKRINKSDSECLKYSLHGTPSEGINLEQLISGSNADGIISTSSIEENPTDLPSSESSIPSILYDAIPPIQDQRSIVANMWVRFNNEKKEGDLVFIIPERWLALFQDPNIIDYRSIPSIDVASISLDYKNFILQDYTQHLYTAVPASMFTLLQQWYDLTPNSKPISTFIVRDANNQLLVEYDRPRCRIHHLVAGNGNANIYPGSSRHSIDHKIPLMFTMSRLATMKDVIQRCLEVFYAKEPHLDKSSLTHRIWYINERVADPKSTQTLLSNYVLSPSAFLELQTKHEITKSMYSRQLKDYDSQIISLVVEVKQKSSNQHWPSNFFHYNKLNAPSGIMGLSNLGNTCYMNSALQCLLHIPELNEYFLYKGYEREININNPLGHKGDVAHAFGHLLYSLFAPSYGQSTFYAPRNFKNTIGHYNSLFAGYGQQDSQEFLAFLLDGLHEDLNRVIEKPYVNKPEFPNDGQIDDTDQIVLLAANMWDYIKKRNDSVIMDLFVGLYKSTLVCPNCNHVSITFDPYNDLTLPLPIENYWSTKVTIFPQNSPPCTLEVELSKTSSYNDLKAYVAQHANMHANDLIGAEIFNHQFYNNYESNVEADYLPISELISESDTVIFYEVHRGQDDLVVPILNTRFEEGFKTPRLFGYPFFIALSQAEQFSYGAIRKKIEKCYQNFSGGFSEFPIVGKTKMPDLSSMPLLEKRYSQCEIESIMPELEYINPEMSVDEFFQLKILKVDSVSSNRRVTSFSGVSLGQTSDEPNSQIWIPPTASLITYNHSELIRKALPEAIEAAYYYSDMLSNEDDIPNDQTVSDTANDLATKSYTSPNPEENVTSSAEALDGTLHLKVSPLLDVHNAIICEWEAVKVINVFDEDNGVNWDHPAILENLSLSEVRKTRAQTEKSSITLDSCLRLFSQPEILGSADSWYCPNCKQHTQASKQIELWNTPDILLIHLKRFENQRSFSDKIDATVKFPIEGLDMSPYLSYKKEGENDVYDLIAVDNHYGGLGGGHYTAYCRNFIDGKWYYFDDSRVNEVSPENSIAGSAYLLFYRRRTSGNQTLGNGKLRDIIDISRKEYEQKQDEFMTNVETLYAATHTDTESEASDSDRSSVDEEMDSDNSDCENDKKSAFVDQSDISSNSLGMDNLTYSNRPSKDNTIHTSKNANGSIESTLNNNELPEAEQTVTATERKGALQYNVSSLEVGSNIAKLDTHDSSRRKLRLLDKIYLPDSSNLNSSTDSLSPCISHTESSSNNNES, from the coding sequence ATGACAAGTGAGAAGAGGATAAATAAATCGGACTCAGAATGTCTGAAATATTCATTGCACGGCACTCCTTCCGAAGGCATTAACTTGGAACAATTGATATCCGGTTCCAATGCGGACGGAATTATATCGACTTCATCGATTGAGGAAAATCCGACAGACCTTCCGTCGTCCGAATCATCGATTCCAAGTATTCTGTATGATGCAATCCCTCCAATTCAAGATCAACGGTCAATAGTGGCTAATATGTGGGTACGTTTtaataatgaaaagaaggaaggTGATTTGGTATTCATTATTCCAGAGCGTTGGCTTGCCCTTTTTCAGGATCCTAATATTATTGACTACAGATCCATTCCTTCAATTGATGTTGCATCAATTTCACTCGATTATAAAAATTTTATATTACAAGACTACACACAACATCTATATACAGCAGTACCAGCATCAATGTTCACTTTACTTCAACAATGGTATGATTTGACCCCTAATTCGAAACCTATTTCCACATTCATTGTAAGAGACGCAAACAACCAGTTGCTTGTCGAATATGACAGGCCAAGGTGCAGAATACATCATTTGGTAGCTGGAAATGGTAATGCAAATATTTATCCCGGATCCAGCAGACATAGCATTGACCATAAAATCCCCTTAATGTTCACAATGTCTAGGTTGGCAACAATGAAAGATGTTATCCAAAGGTGCTTAGAAGTTTTCTATGCTAAAGAACCACATCTTGACAAAAGCTCCCTTACCCATAGAATATGGTACATAAATGAGCGCGTTGCAGACCCTAAATCTACACAAACTTTACTGAGTAACTATGTGTTATCCCCTTCTGCATTTTTGGAGCTTCAGACTAAACACGAAATTACTAAATCGATGTATTCACGGCAACTCAAGGATTATGATTCCCAAATAATCAGTTTGGTTGTTGAAGTTAAACAGAAATCTTCAAACCAACATTGGCCCTCCAATTTTTTCCATTACAACAAATTGAATGCACCATCGGGAATTATGGGGTTGTCAAATTTGGGAAACACTTGTTACATGAATTCCGCATTACAATGTCTATTGCACATACCGGAACTCAATGAATACTTTCTTTACAAAGGCTATGAACGTGAAATTAATATCAACAATCCCTTAGGACACAAAGGTGACGTTGCCCATGCATTTGGACATCTGTTGTATTCACTCTTTGCACCTTCGTACGGTCAATCTACGTTTTATGCTCCcagaaatttcaagaatacGATCGGTCACTATAATTCCCTTTTTGCCGGTTATGGTCAACAGGATTCTCAAGAATTTCTAGCATTTTTATTAGATGGTCTACACGAAGATCTCAATAGAGTGATCGAAAAGCCATACGTGAACAAACCAGAATTCCCAAATGATGGTCAAATAGATGATACAGATCAAATAGTGCTGTTGGCAGCCAATATGTGGGATTACATTAAAAAACGGAATGATTCAGTCATTATGGACCTTTTCGTCGGTTTATACAAATCAACACTTGTTTGCCCTAATTGCAACCATGTATCAATCACATTCGATCCATATAACGACTTGACATTACCTCTTCCCATTGAGAATTATTGGTCGACAAAGGTTACGATTTTTCCTCAAAACTCTCCTCCTTGCACCTTAGAAGTTGAACTATCTAAAACATCTTCTTACAATGACCTCAAAGCATATGTTGCTCAACATGCAAATATGCATGCGAATGACTTAATAGGCGCAGAGATATTTAATCATCAATTCTACAACAACTATGAATCGAACGTCGAAGCTGACTATTTGCCAATATCCGAGTTAATATCAGAAAGTGATACTGTTATATTTTACGAGGTTCATAGAGGACAAGATGATCTTGTTGTTCCGATCCTTAACACacgttttgaagaaggttttAAAACACCGAGGTTGTTTGGATATCCTTTCTTTATTGCACTCTCGCAAGCCGAACAATTCAGTTATGGTGCGATACGAAAGAAAATCGAAAAATGTTATCAAAACTTCTCCGGAGGATTTTCTGAGTTCCCCATAGTAGGTAAGACTAAGATGCCAGATCTCTCCTCCATGCCTTTATTGGAGAAAAGGTACAGTCAATGTGAGATAGAGTCAATTATGCCTGAATTAGAATATATCAATCCGGAGATGTCAGTCGATGAGTTTTTTCAACTGAAAATCTTGAAGGTTGATTCTGTCAGTTCGAATCGTAGAGTTACTAGTTTTTCTGGTGTTTCACTAGGACAGACTTCCGATGAGCCTAACTCACAAATATGGATACCGCCTACAGCATCCTTGATAACCTATAATCACAGCGAACTGATACGCAAAGCTCTCCCAGAGGCTATTGAAGCAGCATATTACTATTCTGATATGTTATCAaacgaagatgatattCCTAATGATCAAACAGTTTCGGATACTGCTAATGACCTTGCCACAAAGTCCTACACCAGTCCCAACCCCGAAGAAAATGTGACAAGTAGTGCAGAGGCCCTGGATGGAACATTGCACTTAAAAGTCAGTCCATTGTTAGATGTCCACAATGCGATTATTTGCGAATGGGAGGCTGTCAAAGTGATTAATgtttttgatgaagataatgGAGTGAACTGGGATCATCCAgcaattcttgaaaattTGAGCTTGTCAGAAGTCAGAAAAACAAGAGCCCAAACAGAAAAATCAAGTATTACTCTCGATTCGTGTTTACGGCTCTTTTCTCAACCCGAAATTTTGGGCTCAGCAGACTCTTGGTACTGTCCGAATTGCAAACAGCATACCCAGGCTTCTAAACAGATAGAATTATGGAATACTCCTGATATTTTATTGATACATTTAAAGCGTTTCGAAAATCAGCGATCTTTTAGTGATAAGATCGACGCGACTGTTAAATTTCCAATAGAAGGTTTGGATATGTCTCCTTATTTATCTTACAAAAAGGAAGGTGAAAATGATGTTTATGATTTGATTGCTGTGGACAACCATTATGGTGGTCTTGGAGGTGGCCATTACACCGCATACTGCAGAAACTTTATTGACGGCAAATGGTACTATTTTGACGATTCCCGGGTTAATGAAGTATCTCCTGAAAATAGCATTGCCGGATCTGCTTACTTGTTATTCTACAGAAGACGCACTTCAGGGAACCAAACTCTTGGCAATGGAAAATTGCGGGACAttattgatatttctcGGAAAGAATATGAACAGAAACAGGACGAGTTTATGACAAACGTGGAAACATTATACGCTGCAACACATACAGACACTGAGAGTGAAGCATCAGATTCGGACAGGAGCTcagttgatgaagaaatggaCTCTGACAACAGCGACTgtgaaaatgataaaaaatcAGCATTTGTTGATCAGAGCGATATTTCAAGCAATTCTTTAGGTATGGACAACTTAACATACAGTAACAGACCTTCAAAAGATAACACTATTCATACTTCGAAGAATGCAAATGGTAGCATCGAATCTACTTTGAACAACAATGAACTACCTGAAGCAGAACAAACGGTTACAGcaacagaaagaaaaggagCTCTACAATACAACGTATCGAGCCTCGAGGTTGGCAGTAATATTGCGAAATTAGATACGCATGACTCTTCGCGGAGAAAGCTTAGGCTTTTAGATAAAATATATCTTCCAGATTCCTCTAACCTTAACTCGAGTACAGATTCACTATCACCATGTATTTCCCACACagaatcatcttctaaTAATAACGAATCTTAG